One stretch of Clupea harengus chromosome 2, Ch_v2.0.2, whole genome shotgun sequence DNA includes these proteins:
- the znf142 gene encoding zinc finger protein 142 — protein MGEKVDNQDIMLMQKSVTGPGKRQTATRKRRAQNCSNAESMEEQEGCSTKTKSKTQRRKSAPVVKCPSKAKGHIVEGAEHLYRTHICSECRRCFKTRSHLVEHMHLHFPDPSLQCPTCKHNFTSKSKLRIHMLREAGQKLHHCHLCEYGAVERNSLRRHLASVHGDQAGGEIYSDEYPCPTCGDTFRQSQMLKAHMKSHHTVREGQALACLHEDCTFQTTEKKDLQRHMEDAHGIKAIECRHHACSVLFQSTEAMERHLRTHQAFHCTECDFSCSNKNRFQQHKRQGHPGKEELHCSFCTFATFNPVEFEQHVGHFHANEKIHRCQQCDFVTAHKRVLNRHMLMHTGEKPHKCKLCDFRCRDETYLSKHMLTHSDDKNHMCSECGYVTKWKHYLSVHMRKHAGDLRYKCNQCSYRCHRTDQLNSHKLRHQAKSLICEVCAYSCKRKSELRKHMQLKHSTGEQFQPPVFQCKYCPYQTRYRQALQNHENSKHTRNRVFRCALCSYTTFSNTGLFLHKKKAHGYVPGDTEWLENYAEKERENNALDPMQRLFSKPVAAPQETEASSGNPTSSQDDPRRGSREVLSDHQNMVAGDAVITVCEGQEQLSVESGALEAVVENQTNSEIVPEQDILEGQQSNDYSESCCTLVLTPVSDAECSQTGAESLAVGPEESQTEGEKAQILTEPVDDQHDVATEECEEQSDGEEPTEPPSLPIALSPPKHSSTESSEALLRAMKKQDKEKAEALVLEGRVQMLVVQTQADVYRCEHCSYVTRKQTSLRQHCRSACGARKATLCCTDCGAKFKQSRGLNTHRLKKCPVLLKKRGKFGQVPPVGLDKPNESTQEQEEAQNSDQTTAVNPMCEQGFANDNMTTDLGAGGSSLADTSKTNTGISTAITPSKKQRCHADFSSEADGQAYTELDGKFTCKICSFSSSRTATIERHCTSCLTFAGKVSLRKEDQESEKDISDSDPGKGEEDWNGGNNNSKNMSKESTTRHLSCPSCSFTCQQERALASHRKRGCLKSNEVQCQFCSFVAKSQKALIHHALVHKKEKPQAATEGRKPRLQCKSCAFSCKQARCMAQHVALKHEGARPHCCRFCAFSTTRRYRLEAHESLHTGLGRHACNLCDQTFGTTSKLRLHRQRVHDRQATHFCQLCDYSGYSLNDISRHTLSCHTGALSHACSQCEACFSSETALKQHLNRKHKSQRTHTCSQCDFTCQSRGGLKDHLQEQHPQLRCATCQMTFETPKSLEEHRKTHLTQRCPVCPFATRKRQLLAQHLLDEHEGGSTEDKSLKCEVCGFACRHQLVFEQHIRSHGGTRLYKCTDCKYSTQNRQKITWHIRIHTGEKPYHCEKCSYSCAEPSRLKYHMRIHQEERKYLCPECGYKCKWVSQLKYHMTKHTGAKPYACEECEYRTNRPDALRVHRDTRHRDVRSFICEKCGKAFKTRFLLKTHQKKHSEERPFVCKMCPKAFRWAAGLKNHYLTHTNQQPYHCLHCSYQARQKFQVVKHLQRHHPDQPVEKGVGRDPGAHPMTLQDVRLAVPVERPDNTDELTQQEDHDTRNTQGGK, from the exons ATGG GTGAGAAAGTAGATAATCAAGACATTATGCTGATGCAAAAGTCAGTAACGGGACCGGGTAAAAGACAGACAGCCACAAGAAAAAGAAGGGCCCAGAATTGCTCAAATGCAGAGTCTATGGAAGAGCAGGAAGGATGCAGCACAAAGACTAAATCCAAAACCCAGAGGAGGAAATCAGCCCCAGTGGTTAAATGTCCCAGCAAAG CAAAAGGTCACATTGTTGAAGGTGCTGAGCACCTTTATCGCACCCACATATGCTCAGAGTGCCGCCGCTGTTTCAAGACTCGGTCCCATCTGGTGGAGCACATGCACCTGCATTTCCCAGACCCCAGCctgcagtgccccacctgcAAGCACAACTTCACCAGCAAGAGCAAGCTGCGCATCCACATGCTCCGAGAGGCTGGCCAGAAGCTGCACCATTGCCACCTGTGTGAGTACGGAGCAGTGGAGCGCAACTCCCTTCGCCGGCACCTCGCCAGCGTGCATGGAGACCAGGCAGGGGGAGAGATCTACTCGGACGAGTACCCCTGCCCAACTTGCGGGGACACCTTCCGGCAGAGCCAGATGCTGAAGGCCCATATGAAgtcccaccacactgtcagagAGGGTCAGGCTCTGGCCTGCCTACACGAAGACTGCACCTTTCAGACCACTGAGAAGAAAGACCTGCAGAGGCATATGGAGGATGCTCATGGCATCAAAGCTATCGAGTGTCGCCATCATGCGTGCAGTGTTCTCTTCCAGAGCACAGAGGCCATGGAGAGACACCTACGCACACACCAGGCCTTCCACTGCACAGAGTGCGACTTCTCCTGCTCCAACAAAAACCGCTTCCAGCAGCACAAGAGACAGGGGCACCCGGGCAAGGAGGAGCTGCACTGCAGCTTTTGCACCTTTGCCACCTTCAACCCCGTGGAGTTTGAGCAGCACGTGGGCCATTTCCATGCAAATGAGAAGATCCACCGTTGTCAACAGTGTGATTTTGTCACAGCCCATAAACGCGTCTTAAACAGGCACATGCTAATGCACACTG GTGAAAAGCCCCATAAGTGCAAGCTTTGTGACTTCAGATGTCGTGATGAGACCTACCTTTCAaaacatatgctcacacatTCCGATGACAAGAATCATATGTGCTCAGAATGTGGCTATGTCACTAAGTGGAAGCATTATCTCAGTGTGCACATGCGAAAACATGCTGGAGACCTCAG gTATAAGTGTAATCAGTGTTCATACCGCTGTCATCGTACTGACCAACTAAACAGCCACAAGCTCCGTCACCAGGCCAAGTCACTGATTTGTGAGGTCTGTGCCTACTCTTGCAAGCGCAAGAGTGAACTACGCAAGCACATGCAGCTGAAGCACTCTACAGGAGAACAATTCCAGCCTCCTGTCTTTCAGTGCAAATACTGTCCTTATCAGACACGCTACCGCCAAGCTCTGCAGAACCATGAGAACAGCAAACACACCAGGAACCGAGTGTTCCGCTGTGCCCTTTGTTCTTATACCACCTTTAGCAATACTGGACTCTTCCTGCACAAAAAGAAGGCCCACGGGTATGTGCCAGGGGATACTGAGTGGCTTGAAAACtacgcagagaaagagagagagaataatgcTCTTGATCCGATGCAGAGGTTATTTTCCAAGCCTGTGGCCGCCCCTCAAGAGACAGAAGCAAGCTCAGGAAATCCAACTAGTAGCCAGGATGATCCTAGGAGAGGATCAAGGGAAGTGCTTTCAGACCATCAGAATATGGTAGCTGGTGACGCTGTCATCACTGTCTGTGAAGGTCAAGAACAGCTGTCAGTTGAATCAGGAGCTTTGGAAGCTGTTGTCGAAAACCAGACCAATTCTGAAATTGTTCCAGAACAAGATATTCTAGAGGGTCAACAGTCCAATGACTACAGTGAATCGTGCTGTACCTTAGTTTTAACACCTGTAAGTGATGCTGAATGCTCACAAACTGGAGCTGAAAGTTTGGCTGTTGGTCCAGAGGAGTCACAGACTGAAGGAGAAAAAGCACAGATCCTCACCGAGCCAGTGGATGATCAGCATGATGTGGCCACTGAGGAATGTGAGGAGCAGAGTGATGGTGAGGAGCCAACagagcctccctccctccctatcgcACTCTCTCCTCCCAAACATTCCTCCACTGAATCTTCCGAGGCTCTCCTGAGAGCCATGAAGAAACAAGACAAGGAGAAAGCAGAGGCCCTGGTGCTGGAGGGCAGGGTTCAGATGCTGGTGGTCCAGACCCAGGCCGATGTGTACCGGTGTGAGCACTGCTCCTATGTGACGCGCAAGCAGACGTCCCTCCGACAGCACTGCCGCTCGGCCTGCGGGGCCCGGAAAGCAACACTCTGCTGCACAGACTGCGGAGCCAAGTTCAAACAGTCTCGGGGCCTGAACACTCACCGACTCAAGAAGTGCCCTGTGCTTctgaagaagagggggaagttTGGCCAGGTGCCCCCAGTAGGGTTGGACAAACCCAATGAATCGACTCAAGAGCAGGAAGAAGCACAAAATTCCGACCAAACAACGGCAGTAAATCCTATGTGTGAGCAGGGCTTCGCTAATGATAATATGACTACTGATTTGGGTGCGGGGGGAAGCTCTCTAGCTGATACCAGTAAGACAAACACTGGTATATCTACAGCTATTACTCCGAGCAAAAAGCAGAGATGTCATGCAGACTTCAGCTCAGAAGCTGATGGTCAGGCTTATACTGAGTTAGATGGAAAGTTTACCTGTAAGATCTGTTCTTTTTCGTCCTCTAGGACTGCAACTATAGAGCGCCATTGTACCTCTTGCCTCACCTTTGCAGGCAAAGTCAGTCTAAGAAAAGAAGACCAGGAATCAGAGAAAGACATCAGTGATTCTGATCCTGGCAAAGGGGAGGAAGACTGGAACGGTGGTAACAATAATTCCAAGAATATGAGCAAAGAAAGCACGACCAGACATTTGTCCTGCCCCAGTTGTTCCTTCACATGCCAGCAAGAAAGAGCGTTAGCGAGCCACAGGAAGAGGGGCTGCCTGAAGTCCAATGAAGTCCAGTGCCAGTTTTGCTCATTTGTGGCTAAATCACAAAAGGCGCTTATTCATCATGCACTTGTTCACAAGAAGGAAAAGCCTCAGGCTGCCACTGAAGGCAGAAAGCCCCGGCTGCAGTGCAAGTCCTGCGCCTTCAGCTGCAAACAGGCCCGCTGCATGGCTCAGCACGTGGCCCTGAAGCACGAGGGAGCCAGGCCGCACTGCTGCCGGTTCTGTGCATTCAGCACCACACGTCGGTACCGCCTGGAGGCCCACGAATCCTTGCACACGGGACTGGGTCGGCACGCCTGCAACCTTTGCGACCAGACGTTTGGCACCACATCCAAGCTCCGGCTGCACCGGCAGCGTGTCCATGACAGGCAGGCCACGCACTTCTGCCAGCTCTGCGATTACAGTGGTTACAGCCTGAACGATATCAGTCGCCATACCCTCAGCTGCCACACGGGGGCGCTCAGCCATGCGTGCAGCCAGTGTGAGGCGTGCTTCAGCTCCGAGACAGCTCTGAAGCAGCACCTGAATCGGAAGCACAAGAGTCAGcggacacacacctgctctcagTGTGACTTCACCTGCCAGAGCAGAGGCGGTCTCAAAGACCACCTCCAAGAACAGCACCCGCAGCTGCGCTGCGCCACCTGCCAGATGACCTTTGAGACGCCAAAGAGTCTTGAGGAGCACCGCAAGACCCACCTCACCCAGCGGTGCCCCGTGTGCCCCTTCGCCACCCGAAAGAGGCAGCTCCTTGCGCAGCACCTACTGGACGAGCACGAAGGCGGGTCGACCGAGGACAAGTCCCTGAAGTGTGAAGTCTGTGGCTTTGCCTGCCGCCATCAGCTGGTGTTTGAGCAGCACATCCGCTCTCATGGAGGAACCCGACTCTACAAGTGTACCGACTGCAAGTACTCTACGCAGAACAGGCAGAAGATCACTTGGCACATCCGGATCCACACAGGGGAGAAGCCCTACCATTGTGAGAAgtgcagttactcctgtgccgAGCCCTCCAGGTTAAAG TATCATATGAGGATTCACCAGGAGGAACGGAAATACCTTTGTCCAGAGTGTGGCTACAAGTGCAAGTGGGTGAGCCAGCTGAAATACCACATGACAAAGCACACAG GAGCCAAACCATATGCATGTGAGGAATGTGAGTATCGCACCAATCGGCCCGACGCCTTGCGGGTACACCGGGACACACGCCATCGTGACGTGCGCTCCTTCATCTGCGAGAAGTGCGGCAAGGCCTTCAAGACACGCTTCCTGCTCAAGACCCACCAGAAGAAGCACAGCGAGGAGCGGCCCTTTGTTTGCAAGATGTGCCCCAAGGCCTTCCGCTGGGCTGCGGGGCTGAAGAACCACTACCTGACCCACACCAACCAGCAGCCCTACCACTGTCTCCACTGCTCCTACCAGGCCAGACAGAAGTTCCAGGTGGTGAAACACCTGCAGCGGCACCACCCAGACCAGCCCGTGGAGAAGGGTGTGGGGCGAGACCCGGGCGCTCACCCCATGACGCTTCAGGACGTCCGGCTCGCTGTGCCAGTGGAGCGACCAGACAACACAGACGAGCTGACACAGCAGGAGGACCACGACACTCGCAACACTCAAGGGGGGAAATAA